Sequence from the Janthinobacterium lividum genome:
TGCGGTTGACGGTAACGACGGGCACATTCTGGTCGATGCACATCTTGATGACGGGATCGTCGCGCCGTGCGGTAGCCAAAATCAGGCCGTCGACCTGCTGTCCCAGCAGGCGGTTGATGACGAACAGCTGCTCTTCCTCGTCAGCACCCACGTTGGCGACGATGGCCAGGTAGCCATGCTTGCGCAAGCCTTCCTCGATGCCCAGCAGGATCGGTGGAAAGACAGCGTTGGTAATGTCGGGCAAGACCACGCCGATGATGCGCGACTTGCGGGTGACGAGGGTGGAGGCGGCGCGGTTCGGCCGGTAGCCGAGCCGGCCCGCTTCGGCCAGCACGCGCGCGGCCACCTCGGCGCTGACCATTTGCCGCGTTGCCGGGTTCATCACGCGCGAGACGGTGGAAAAGTGCACGCCGCTGGCCCGCGCGACGTCGCTTAAGGTGGGGTTCTTGTTTGTCATGGGCTTCCCGGATCGCAATACGGTGATTTTATCGCAAAAAATGCCCCCGCCGTCAAAAACCGAGCAAACGCTTGCATTGAAATAATGCCGTTGCCCAAAGCGGTTTTGGCCGGCTTAAGTACAATCCAGCCTTGACAGCGTGCAAACGCTTGCATACCATGACTCGGACTTACCACTCGGGCCTGGTTGCCCCTCACAGAATTCCTATGTCTACTTCGCACAGCAAGCACGCCGAACAGAACGGCGAAACCTTCAACCTGAAAGAAGCCGCCCTCGCCTATCATGCGGAACCCCGCGCAGGCAAGATTTCCGTCACGCCAACCAAACCTCTGGGCGACGCCCGCGCCCTGACCCTGGCGTACTCGCCGGGCGTGGCCTTTGCCTGCGAAGCCATCGTGGAAGATCCGCGCACGGCCGGCATCTATACGTCGCGCAGCAACCTGGTGGCCGTGATCACCAATGGCACGGCCGTGCTGGGCCTGGGCGATATCGGTCCGCTGGCCAGCAAACCGGTGATGGAAGGCAAGGCTTGCCTGTTCAAGCAGTTCGCCGACGTCGATGTGTTCGACATCGAACTGGCCGAAAACGATCCCGACCTGTTCATCGACACCGTGGTGCGCATGGAGCCGACCTTTGGCGGCATCAACCTGGAAGATATCAAGGCGCCCGACTGCTTCTACATCGAGCAGCAATTGCGCAAGCGCATGAATATTCCCGTCTTCCACGACGACCAGCACGGCACGGCCATCATCGTCGCGGCCGGCATCCTGAACGGCCTGGAACTGGTCGGCAAGGACATCGGCAACGTCAAAGTGGCCGTCTCGGGCGCTGGCGCCGCGTCGATCGCCTGCCTGGACCTGCTTGTCTCGCTGGGCCTGAACAAGTCGCTGCTGAAAGTGTGCGACAGCCAGGGCGTGATCTACCCGGGCCGCGATGCCAGCATGGAAGAGAACAAGGCGCGCTACGCGAACGACACGAGCGACCGCGACCTGGCTGACGCCATGGTCGGCGCCGACATCTTCATCGGCGTCTCGAAGGGCGGCGTGGTCAGCGCGCAGATGGTCGAATCGATGGCCGCCAAGCCGCTGATCTTCGCCCTGGCCAATCCGCATCCGGAAATCGCCCCGGAAAAAGTGCACGCCGTGCGCGACGACGCCATCGTCGCCACGGGCCGCTCGGATTACCCGAACCAGATCAACAATGTGCTGTGCTTCCCGTACATCTTCCGTGGCGCGCTCGACGTGGGCGCCACCACCATCAATGAAGAAATGAAGCTGGCCTGCGTGCGCGCCATCGCCGCGCTGGCCAAGGAGCCGTTGCCGGGTCACGAAAGCAGCGCCCTGACGCCGCTGCAACTGATACCGTCGCCGTTCGACGAGCGTCTGCGCAGCTGGGTCGCGCCTGCCGTGTCGCAAGCAGCCATCGCCACCGGCGTCGCCACCCGCGTGCCAGCAGTCGCCTGATACGCGTGGCAGGCGATCCTGCCTTAGCAAAATAACAGCAAGTTACCATTGCTTACAAAAAAACCATGGCTGAAAACCATGGTTTTTTTCATTTCCCCCTTGAGACCGCCTATATAGTTATCGAAGAGTAAATTCCCGGGTGCCGTTTTTGCTGCCCCCTTCGATTACAATGACGCCTACTTTATGTTGCTACAGTTGCCATAATGGCGACGTCGTGCGTTACCAAGGATATTCATGCTCGGCCTGACCTCTGTTTGTGTTTTTCTCTTTTCGGCATTGGCGCTGGCAGTCAACAGCGGATATTCCCTTGGCGCGCTGGTGCTGCTGCTGGCCAGCAGCTGGCTGCTGTGGAAACGCCCCCGTCTGAATCTGCAGCGCCGCGATTACCTGATGCTCGGCACGCTGCTGCTGTACTTCTTCATCTTTACCGCCAACATGCTGTATCACGCCGATCCGGCGCGCGAACTCGACATGCCCCTGCGGGCCCTGCTGGCCGCGCCCGTGCTGCTGCTGCTGATTGCCTATCCGCCGCGGCCGGAAGCGTGGTGGAGCGGTGTTGCCATTGGTGCCATCGGCGGCGCTGCACTGGCTTTTTGGCAATTCTTTGTCCATGACATTGCTCGTCCCCAAGCTGCCACGAGCAACGCCATCCATTATGGCAATGTGAGCATGCTGCTGGGCATGCTCTCGCTATGCGGCGTCACGTGGGCACGCGCGCAATCGCGCCAGCGCCTGTGGACAGTGCTGATGCTGTGCGGCTGCATCGCTGGCATTGCCGGTTCGATCATCAGCGGTAGCCGTGGCGGCTGGCTGGCATTGCCGATCTGTGTCTGCATCATCGCCCTGCATCATGCTAGAAAACACGGCAAACGTTACCTTTTCAGTGTCGCAGCCGCCTTTGTCGTATTCGGCACCCTCGTCTATGCCCTCCCCAACTCACCGGTGCGGGAGCGCAGCGTCGCCGCCATCAACGAACTGAACAGTTTCAATGATTCCGGCAACATATACTCTTCCGTTGGCCAACGCGTGGAAATGTGGCGCTCCGCGCTGCGCATGTCGGATGAAAACCTGTTGCTGGGCATCGGCCGCAATGGCTATCTGGCGCAAAAGCAGGAGCTGGCAGCCGAAGGCAAGATGAATGCCGTGGCGCGCGACTTCACGAATGCGCACAACGACTATATCGATTCGCTGGTCAAGCGCGGCATGCTGGGCCTGTTAGCATTGCTGGTGCTGTTTTTCCTCCCGCTGCGCTTGTTCACCCAGTCCCTGCGGGCGGCAGGACATGGACAAACGACACAACCCTATGCGCTGGCCGGCGTCATCCTGCTTTCCTGCTATATCACGTTCGGCTTGACGACGAACTCGCTCACCCTGAATATCGGCATCATCATGCTGGTCTTCCCGATGGTGATACTGTGGGCCATGCTGCGCCAGCAAGAACGCATTGCCTAAGCTTCCGCCTGACCGTTTTTGCTGTCCCCTGCAAGGAACCATACCGATGCTCACGCCCGACCTGAAGCGCCTCACCGCACTGCACGCGCCCTACAAGAAACACCTGGCCCTGGCCTTGCTGGCGATGGTCGTCACGGCGGCGACGGAACCGCTGCTGCCGTATGCGCTCAAGCTGCTGCTCGACAATGGCTTTGGCGGCAAGGTGAATTTTTCCTTCTGGCTCGTGCCGCTGATCGTCATCGGCATCTTCGCCATGCGCGGCGCGTCGACGTTTGCCAGCAGCTACCTGATGAGCTATGTCTCCACGCGCATCCTCAACGAGTTGCGGCGCAGGATGTTTGCCAGCATGCTCAACTTGCCCATCGACTTCTACAACACCCACACGGTGGGCAAAGTCATCAACTCCATCATGTTCGAAGTACAGCAGATCATCGAGATGGTGACCAAGGTGTTTACGTCGATCGTGCGCTCCTCGCTGACCGTGCTAGGCCTGCTGGCGTGGCTGCTGTACCTGAACTGGGTGCTGACCCTCGTGACCCTCGTGCTGCTGCCCCTGCTGACCATCGTCGTACGCACCACGGGCAAGCGCCTGAAAAAACTCAACCGCGACTCCCTGGCCGTCAACGCGGAGCTGACCCAGGTCATCGAGGAAACCACGCGCGCCCAGCAAGTGATCAAGATCTTCGGCGGCCAGGACTACGAAAAGTCACGCTTCGAAGAGCGTGCCGAGCAATTGCGCCGCTACAGCATGCGCATGACCACCACTTTTTCCGCCACCGTCCCCATCACGCAGGTGATCACGGCCGCCGCCGTGGCCCTGGTCATCGTGATGGCCCTGTTCCAGTCGGAGCAGGGGCAGATCACGGTCGGCGGGTTTGTGTCCTTCATCACGGCCATGCTGATGTTGCTGACGCCCTTGAAGCAACTAGCCGAAGTCAACGGCCCCCTGCAGCGCGGCATGGCCGCCGCGGAAGAAGTCTTTTTGCTGATCGACAAGACGCCGGAGCGCACGGGCGGCCAGCCGCTCGCCGGGCGCAGCAAAGGCCGCATCGAGTTCAGGGACGTGAGCTTTGCCTATCCCGGACATCCGGAACCGGCGCTGCAACACATCGATCTGAGCATTGCGCCAGGACAAACGATCGCCTTTGTCGGCATGTCCGGCGGCGGCAAATCAACCCTGGTCAGCCTGCTGCCCGGCTTTTACTCGGCCAGCAGTGGCGAGATCTTGCTCGATGGGCAGAATATCGATACCATCGCCCTGACGAGCCTGCGCAGCCAGATCGCCATGGTCAGCCAGCAAGTCGTATTGTTCGACGATACCCTGGCCGCCAATATCGCGTATGGCGATGCGGCGCCGGACCGGCAACGCATCGAAGCGGCTGCGGCCGCCGCCTTCCTGTCGGACGTCATCGGCGGCTTGCCCGACGGCCTGGAAACGCGCTTGGGCGACAACGGCTCGCGCCTGTCCGGCGGCCAGCGCCAGCGCGTGGCCATCGCCCGCGCGATCTACAAGGATGCGCCCATCCTGATCCTCGATGAAGCGACCTCGGCACTGGATACGGAAGCGGAACGGGCCGTGCAAGCGGCGCTGGAACATCTGATGCAAGGTAAAACCACCCTCGTTATTGCGCATCGGCTATCAACAATTGAACGTGCGGACCGTATCGTGGTATTGTCACATGGGAAAATAATGGAAACCGGCAGTCACCAGCAATTATTGGATGCCAACGGCGCCTATGCCAATCTGCATCGCCTGCAATTTTCCCAGCAAGTGGCTTGACACCATCGAATGAATACCTGAAATCGTACTGATACATGACGCCTTTGATTCCCGCCGAACTTCTACAAAAGTCGGACAAAATTCTTTTCATCGCCCATCTGGCGCTGGGAGACTTTACCTACCTGCAAAACGGTTTCCGCGCCTTCGCCGCGGCCTATCCCCATATTCAGATCCACCTGTGGGTCGACGAAGTGCGCCGCACGTCCGACGCGAAACAATGGGAAAGCCTGCGCACCTATTCGCTGTATGACTGGGTAGAGCAGTCTGGCCTGTTCGCCAAGGTGTACCGCAAGACCTACAGCCCGGCGCTCTACGAAGAGTCACTGCGCGAAGCCAAGGCGGAACACTATCCTGTCGTCGTGTCACTGGCCCACGTACGGCCACAGCAATACGCGGATCTTGCCCGCGCGATCAGCCCGAACGGGCTGGTGATCGGCACGCGCAAGCCGTTCAGCCCACTGCGTCCCTGGCATTACCTGGCCTATCGCAAGATCGATGCCGTGCTGGCCTCGTATGCGGGACAGGATGCCGGCGAGCACCATATCAGCAGCGTGTATGCGGACTGGTTCCATCAATTGACGGGAATCGACATTCCCGTGGCCGAACGCTATCCCTTCGTGCACATTCCCGAGCAGGCGCTGCAGCAAGCGCAGGCGCAGCTGGCCACCTGGGGCTTTGCGCCGCGCCAGGGTCCGCTCGTACTCCTGAACCCGTTTGCCAAGTCGCACAAGCGCGGCTGGCCGCTGGAACGCATCGCCGAACTGATCGCGCGCATGCAAGCGATGCCGAAGTGGAAAAATGCCTGCTTCCTGATCAATGCCATGCCGCAGGAACTGGCTAAGGTCGATGCGGTCGTGCAGGCGCGTGGCTTGCCGCGCACGCAAGCCTTCAGCGCTGTCGACAACTTTTTCCAGCTGCCCGCCATGCTGGCGCAATGCGACCTGATCATTTCGGTGGAAACGTCGATCATGCACCTGGCGAACGCCGTGCATGTGCCGGTGGTGGCATTGATGCGCAAGAAGAATCCGGAATGGGCGCCGTTCGACAGCGCCAACAGCACCGTCATCACGGTGGCGCGGCGCAGCGACTGGGTCAAGGCGATCTCGGTCGACCAGGTATTGCAGACCATCGCCTAGACAACACTGCAGTGGCTAACCGGTGCCCAGCATGCTGATGCGCACCAGGTCGGCCACATTGTCGACGCCCAGCTTGTCCATCAGGCGCGCCTTGTGCACTTCCACCGTGCGCACGGAAATGCCCAGTGCCGGGGCGATATCGCGGTTGTGCTGGCCTGTCACCACCAGATGCATCACTTCCCGCTCGCGCGGCGTCAAGGCGCGCAGCAAGGCTTGCCCCTCCACCTGGCGCAGCAATTGGCCGCGCGCATGCGCCTCGCGCGAAAACGCTTCATCGATAGCTGCCAGCAACTTGTCGTGGTCAAACGGTTTTTCCAGGAAATCGCTGGCCTGCGCCTTGAAGGCCTGGCGTGCCAGGGCGACGTCGCCGTGTCCCGTGATAATGATGACGGGCAGCATGCATTTGAGCTCCAGCAAGCGGCGCTGCAGGCTCAGGCCATCCATGCCCGACATGCGGATATCGACCAGCAGGCAGCCAGCCCACTCGGGACGCCAGCTGTGCAGGAAATCCTCGCCGCAGGAAAACAGGGCCGTGCGGTAGCCGCGTATGCCCAGCAGCAAACCCAGCGCATCGCGCACGGCGGGATCGTCGTCGACGATAAACACCGTCAAATTACTTGTCACCATACTCTCCTGTAGCAGCCGCACTGGCGCGCGCCAGGGGCAGGACAAAACGAAAAATGCCATGCTTGCCCACTTCGGCCCATAGCTGGCCGCCATGCGCTTCGACGATGCTGCGGCTGAGCACCAGCCCCAGACCCAGACCGCTGGCCTTGCTCGAGACAAACGGTTCGAACAGGCGCGCCGCCAGACTATTGGAAATGCCGGGGCCGCTATCTTCCACGGACAGGCGCAGCCGCCCGCCTTCGAGCCGCTCGGCCGAGACCGTGATGCGGCGCCGTCCGCGCGGCTGACCCATCACCGCATCCTGCGCATTGGCCAATAAATTACGCAACACCAGCTCGATTTGCAGGCGGTCGGCGTTGACGGCCAGCGGCGACGGCGGCACCAGCACCAGTTCGATGCCATGTTCATGGAACAGCGGCGTGAACTGGCGCGCCATGCCCTCGATCAAGGCGCTCGCCTCCACCGCTTCGAGCTGCATCGCGCCCGTGCGGAAAAAGTCGCGCAGGCGGCGCACCACGTCCGCGGCGCGTCCCGATTCCACGATCATGTGTCCCACCGCGCCCTGCAGCAAGGCGCCCGTCTCGCCCCGCTCCAGCAAGTATTCGCACGCCTTGCCATAGGTCGACAAGGCCGTCAGCGGCTGGTTCAGCTCATGCGCGAGCGCGGCAGCCATCTCTCCTGCGGCCGCCAGCCGCAGCGTGTGTTTCAGTTCGTCGGCCACCTGGCGCATCTCATCGACGACGATGCCGATAAAAAATCCCACCAGCGCCAGCACGGCATCGAGCAGTTGCAATTCATAAAACTGGATATCCACCGCATGCGTCCATTTCACCAGGGTGATGATGCACAGTTGCAATACAAACACGGCCAGCACGGCGCCGTGCAATCCCTGGCGCGAGGCGGCCCAGATCACGGGGAGAAACAGGAAGTAGAAATGCTTGTATTCGGAACGCACGATGGAACCGAAGAGGCTCCACAGCACAAAACTGGCGAGTGCCAGATACGCCAGGGTTTCCCAGCGCCAGACGGCGGCATGCAGGCGCTCGCGCCCCCGTTCGCTGAACAGCACCCAGATCAGCGGCATCGACACCAGCATGCCGACCATGTCGCCGATGCCGAAACGCCAGACTGCCGTCCCCCATTCGCCGGCCGGGATGCGTCCCGTCAGCGACAGCAGGGAAATATAGCCGAGCGCATTGAGCACGGTGCCAAACAGCACGATGGCGACCCAGGCGCTCAGGCGGCGCCGGTTGTCGAAGATGTCGCTGCTGCTGAAACTGCGGCGCAAGACTGCGCCCATACTGCCATAGCCGAGCACCAGCCACGCCGAACAGAGCAAGGTCAGGGGCAAGCCTGCCGGCATGCCGCGCACCAGTACCTCGCCTGCCACCAGGGCAATAAACCACGGCAGCGCCGCCTTGCGGCCGTGGATCAGCCAAAATACCAGGCCCAGCGCGGGATCGGGATTCCAGGGGGTGATGTTCAGCCCGTACATCGGGTCGATATACGTGGCCCAGTCAAACAGCAGATACAAGCCGACAAAGGCGGGATACGGCAGGTAGCGGGACAGAAATAGGCGCATAACGGTGTTTTTTTAACTGTCCCGCATTATGCATCGCAAGCGTGCGCCACGCCATGCCAACTTGCGTTATAAGCACATGAAATAATCTTCATGCAATATCGCAAGGCACGCAGGCAGGCAGCGTCAGGCTTCGGCCAACGGCAAGCGCACTTCCACCAGCAAGCCCAGGCCGCCATTACCTCTGTGCAACTGAATCGTGCCGCCGTGCTGGCGCACGACGGAAGCGACGATGGACAAGCCCAGGCCGCTGCCTGGCTGCACCTGCTGCGGTGCGCGGAAAAAGCGGTCGAACACGCGTTCATACAGGGCCGGCGCGATGCCCGGCCCCTGATCGGCCACATGCAGCACGGCCTGGCCCCGCTCCGCATGCAGCGACACCGTCACGCTGCTGCCGCGCGGGCTGTACTTGATGGCGTTTTCCACCAGATTGTCGATCAGCGAGACCAGGCTCTCGCGCTGTCCGGCTACGCTGAGCGAAACGCTGGCTTGCAACTCAAGTTCGATATCGCCCGCCTGGGCCAGGCCGGACAAGGCCGCCAGCCGGTCTTGCAGCAAGGTATCGAGCGCCTGCCGCCGCGGCAACTCGCCCCCGCCCGCCTGCACTTCGCTGCGCGTCAGCTGCAGCAGCTGGCCCACCAGGCGCGCGGCCCGGTTGCCGCTGTTCAAGATACCGTCCAACAGCTCTTGCTGGCGTGCATCATGCGCCTGCCCCTGCAGAGCCTCGACATTCACGCGCATGGCCGCCAGCGGCGTGCGCAGCTCATGCGTTGCATCGGCGATGAAGCTGCGTTCGCGCGAGGCACTGGCATCGACCCGCTGCAGCAGGGCATTGATATTATCGACCAGCGCCGCCAGTTCGCCATGCGGCGGCTTGAACGCCAGCGGACGCAAATCCTGCGGTCCGCGCGCCGCCACCTCCTGCGCCACCTTGCGCCACGGGCGCATGGCAAGGCGGATCGACAGCCAGGCCGGCACCAGCAGGAACGGCAGGCTGATCAGCAACGGCAGCAGGTAGTAGCCACGTGAATTGATCGTGACGAAAAATTGCCAGGCGCCCCCCACTTCCAGCACGGTCACGCGGGTTGTCCCTTCGGCCAGGCTGCGGCTGCGCCAAGCCTGGCCCTTGATGTACACCACTTCCATCTGCTCGGGGCCGGCGCTGCGGATGCCGCTGGGCGCCGCGGGGGACTTGTAGACCAGTTTGCCTTCGCGCCAGACCAGGATGCGCGGCGCCAGCTCAGGTACCTGGCCCATTTCAAATTCCTCGCGCAAGGCTTCGTCGATCGCGCGCAAGCTTTGCTCCTGGCGCTGCGGCTGCTCGGCCAGGTTATCGGCCACGCTGATAATGGCGTGCAGGACGCCGCGGCTCACCGTGCTCGCTTCGCTCGTCCCCTCGAACAGCACATACGCCACGGCCAGGCTCCACAGCACGGTCAGCATCAGCATTTGCGCCATCATCAGGCGGCGCACCAGGGTAGGCCGGCGCAGCATGGCCCAGAAACGCCCCATCATGCGCCAGCACCCGGCGGGGGGGATGTCTCGCCCTGCTGGTCGATGACATAGCCAACGCCGCGCACGGTACGGATATAACCTTCGCCTATCTTGCGGCGCAGGTTTCCCATATGCACATCCAGGGTATTGCTGGCATTGGCCAGCCCGCCGGGCAGGATGTGCTCTTCCAGCACGCGGCGCGTGATGACCCGGTTGGCACGCATCAGCAAGGTCTTCAGCAGGGCATATTCACTGGCCGTAAGCTCCACGGGCCGGCCATGTACGCTGACCCTGCGCGTGGGCACTTGCAGCAGCAAGCCGCGCAATTCGATGGTGTCGCCATCGAAGCCATAGCTGCGGCGTGCCAGGGCGCGCACGCGCGACAGCAGCTCGGCCAGCACGAACGGCTTCACCAGGTAGTCATCGGCGCCACCGTCCAGGCCACGCAAGCGCTGTTCCAGCGTATCGCGGGCGCTGAGGATCAGCACCGGCAGGCGCGCCGCGCGCAGCCGGGCCAGCAAATCGAGGCCATCGCCATCGGGCAAGCCCAGGTCCAGCAGCACCAGTTCGCAACTGTCGTGCTCGATGCTGCGCGCCGCATCCTCCAGGCTGCGCACCCAGACCACTTGCATGCCCTGGTCGCGCAGGGCAATCCGCACGCCATTGCCCAGGTCCATATCGTCTTCAATCAGCAGTATCTTCATGGGGAGTATTAAACCACCGCAAGCTGAAGAATGGGTAAAGAAGCGTTCTTCATACAATCTTAATAAAAGGCTCATTTTTCCTTCATGGCAAGGATGGATACTGTCGGCTGTCAATCGAGCCACTCCGGACTCGGTTCTCCACCTGACGGAAAACTCCATGCACGCATCTACAACCTTGTTGACCTCGCTGGCACTGGCCTGCGGCCTGAGCTTGAATCCCCTGGCCGCCGCGGCGGCCGAACCGGCGGCGGAAAATGTCTTCACCATCGGCGGCGGCGTCGCTGCCGTGTCCAGCTATTCCGGTGCTGACAAGCTGTCGGCCTCGCCGCTGATCATCCTCGACTACGCCATGGCCAATGGCTTGTTCTTCAGCACTTCGCGCGGCATCGGTTATGGCGGCCAGGCAGGCCCCTTCAGCTACAGCGCCGCGCTGGGCTACCGCGGCAATCGCGAAGACCACAAGCGCAATGGTGCCAACGGCTGGGGCGGCAGCGATTATCTGAAGGGCATGGGCGAAGTCAAGGGCAACGCCAGCGCCCTGCTCAGCGCGGGCTATTCGCCCTTGCCGGGCCTGTCGTTGAGCGTGTCGAGCGACATTCCCCTGTCGAACCGCGAAAACGGCGCCAACGTGCATTTCGGCGCGACAGGCCAGATCTACGGCCGGGCCGATGCCAAGGGCGTGCAGCAAGACAGCGTGAACATCAGCGGCCAGCTGGGCTGGGGCGAGCGCAAGTACGTGCAAACCATGTATGGCGTGACGGCCACCCAGGCGGCGAATACCTCGTTCAAGCAATACACGCCCAAGGGCGGTTTCTATGAAGCACAGGCCACCATCAACTGGGAGCACCGCTTCGATGCGCGCTGGGGCATCAATACCCTGGTCGGCGTCGAGAGCCGCCTGGGCGACGCGGCCAAGAGCCCCATCGTGCAGCGCAAGACATCGCCGATCGGCGCTGTCTATGTCACCTACCGCTATTAAGAGCGGGACGGCATAAGGGGAACCCGTACGCTGTTTCGCCAATTTACACAGGGGGGTGGCATGGATAACATGACATGGTTTTCCGACTATGGCCATCCCTTCCATGCATGCATCGCGCCTTGCCCCGCAACGTCACCGCGCCCCAGACAGCGCCGCGGGCGCGGGCGGCAAGCCGGGCCAGGATACCTTGCTGCTGCTCTTGCCCGTCAAGCGCGCCAGCGACATCATCTACGGCGCGCGCTACGCCAGGCGCTTGCAGGAATGGGGCATCCAGGTCAGCGTCAGCCTGCTGCACGTGATAGCGGCGCCACCGCGCCAGGCCGATGGCTTGCCCCGGCACAGCGCCGGCGCATGCCATGCGCTGGACCCGGCCACGCAGCAGATGATGCACGAGGCGGGACTGTATCTGAGCCGTTCGCAGCTCGCCTTCAGCACGCATATTGTCGCCGGCGAGCTGCTGTTTACGATCCTCGATACGGCTGAACTGCTCGGCTGCCACGAAATCGTCCTGCCGGCCCTGCGGCACAGTCCCTGGCAGCGCCGCAGGGCCGGAGCGCTGGCACGCAGGCTGGCGCGCGCCACGCGCAGCGCCACGGTCTTGCTGGCCGATACCGACGGCATGAGCGGACCGCCGCCTGCCTGAAGCGCCGCCGGCGCCAGGCCCATCCACATACACATGGAACCCTTTGATGACACAAGCCATTACCCTGCACGCAGGCCTGAGCAATATGCCGCCAGGCATGTCACGCGTGCGCGAGCTGCTCAAGCTGCAATTGCGGGCACAGCTGCAGCGCCGGCAGACGCGCATCTGGCTGCAGCTGCTCAATTCCCATCCCGTGTTCCAGGATTTGCTGCAAGCCTATCCGCGCATGATGCACAAGGTGTACCGCCACTACCTGAGCACGAACCTGTCGT
This genomic interval carries:
- a CDS encoding MipA/OmpV family protein, translating into MHASTTLLTSLALACGLSLNPLAAAAAEPAAENVFTIGGGVAAVSSYSGADKLSASPLIILDYAMANGLFFSTSRGIGYGGQAGPFSYSAALGYRGNREDHKRNGANGWGGSDYLKGMGEVKGNASALLSAGYSPLPGLSLSVSSDIPLSNRENGANVHFGATGQIYGRADAKGVQQDSVNISGQLGWGERKYVQTMYGVTATQAANTSFKQYTPKGGFYEAQATINWEHRFDARWGINTLVGVESRLGDAAKSPIVQRKTSPIGAVYVTYRY
- a CDS encoding universal stress protein; protein product: MAIPSMHASRLAPQRHRAPDSAAGAGGKPGQDTLLLLLPVKRASDIIYGARYARRLQEWGIQVSVSLLHVIAAPPRQADGLPRHSAGACHALDPATQQMMHEAGLYLSRSQLAFSTHIVAGELLFTILDTAELLGCHEIVLPALRHSPWQRRRAGALARRLARATRSATVLLADTDGMSGPPPA